From Strix uralensis isolate ZFMK-TIS-50842 chromosome 1, bStrUra1, whole genome shotgun sequence, a single genomic window includes:
- the NDUFB9 gene encoding NADH dehydrogenase [ubiquinone] 1 beta subcomplex subunit 9, with translation MAAYLTHQQKVLRLYKKSLRHLESWCIYRDKYRYFACLLRERFDKNKDVKDMVKATELLRAGEEEFWANQHPQPYIFPDSPGGTAYERYECYKLPEWCLDYWHPSEKAMYPDYFAKREQWKKLQRESWDKEIKQLEEETPADGPRTEALPPARKEGHLPPLWWHYVTRPREMPM, from the exons ATGGCGGCCTACCTGACGCACCAACAGAAGGTGCTGCGGCTCTATAAGAAATCCCTGCGGCACCTGGAGTCCTGGTGTATCTACCG AGACAAGTACCGCTACTTTGCCTGCCTCCTGAGAGAACGATTTGATAAGAACAAGGATGTGAAGGATATGGTGAAAGCTACAGAGCTGCTGAGGGCAGGCGAGGAGGAGTTCTGGGCGAACCAGCATCCTCAGCCGTACATCTTCCCTGACTCCCCTGGGGGCACTGCCTATGAGAGATATGAGTGCTACAAG TTGCCTGAGTGGTGCTTGGATTACTGGCATCCTTCTGAGAAGGCAATGTATCCTGATTACTTTGCCAAACGAGAGCAATGGAAGAAGCTGCAGCGGGAGAGCTGGGATAAAGAG ATTAAGCAGTTAGAGGAAGAAACTCCAGCTGATGGTCCAAGAACTGAAGCTTTGCCTCCAGCTCGTAAGGAGGGGCATCTGCCACCGCTGTGGTGGCACTACGTTACAAGACCTCGTGAGATGCCCATGTAA